CAATGACGACGCCTCCGTCCCTGTAGAGAATGGTGACGAGCCTGGAGCCGGCGCCGTACTTGCCGCCCTAGAGCGTTCAACCGGCGTGAAAGCGGCCTTCATAGCCGGTAAGCCTAATCCCTACATGTACGAGCTGGTCTTGAAGCAGAGAGGAGTAGAACCACGCCAAGCGCTAGTAATTGGTGATCGGTGCGACACTGATATCGCTGCTGCAGAGAAGCTCGGGATCGACAGCGTGCTCGTGCTCACAGGTGTCGCTGGGGAGCGGGGAGAACGTTGCAAGGCGACATACGTGGTTGATACCCTCGCCGATCTGGACCAGTACTGAGGTGCCAGGATCTTCTACACACAGCGTGTCATCGCCCCATCAATGACTATCGTAGACCCGTTTATGTAGCTAGAAATACTACTTAGAAGGAAAGCTATCAGGCCTGCTATCTCCCGTGGTTCTCCGACCCTTCTCATCGGCGTGGGCTCTATCACCCATTTGCGCCACGCTTGCTCGAAATCCACGCCTTTCATCTCTGCAAGCCTTCTGATATTGCTGCGTGCACCTGGCGTATCAAAACTACCCATCAACACTGTGTTCGCGCGGATACCACGACCCCCATACTGTCTAGCAATAGTCTTAGCGAGCTGTACGAGGCCTGCACGCGCTGTATCGGCTAGTACAAAGTGAGACATAGGCTCCTTGACAGTGACCGAGGAGAGGTAGATGAACACACCTCGCCCCTGGTCCAGGAAGCGGGGTAGTAGTAGGCTTGTCAGATAGCCTGGTGCTATGAGGTGAAGCTGTGCTGCCTCGAGCCAGTCCTCATATCCAGCCTCATGGAGGTAGCACGGCTCGCAGCCTATGTTTCCCGCGTTGAATACTAATGCGTCAAGCCCTCCGAGTCTACTCCAAGCCTCCTCCACAAGCCTCTCTAGATCCTCACGCCTTCTTAGATCCACGGATATGCCTATAGGTTCTACCCTAGCTGTCTTGCTAATCTCTTCTGCCGCTCTAGCTACCGATTCACGTCTACGTCCTACAATTGCTACTCTTGCACCCCATTCAGCTAAGCCGCGGGCCACGTAGAACCCTATGCCACGTGTAGATGCGGTAACGAGCACACGTAAACCGTCCAGTCTGAAGGATGCACTCAAGGAGCCTCTCCCCACTGCCCTCAGCGAGGCATTAGGCATCACTCATGGCAGGGGCTGTTCCACTGCTAACCTTCTCGACGCTCTTTATACACTCCGGAGGCACGTGAGGTGCTAGGTACATTACATGGCTGGCCCGGTACACTGGCACACCCATCTCAGCTAGACAACGCGGGTCAATACGGAGGAGTACTACCCGACTGCCATGCCGCCTAGCAGCCTCTATGGCCTCCTGGGGCCTCGCTGCCAGGTGCACCATTAGCCTTCTCATAGGCTTCAAGCCTTCATGTATTATCGAGTTGAGCCTCTCCATTACCGTGCCATGATAGAGTACTTCGGGTAGCTCGTTTTCGCTGAGTGGCTCGTAGCCCAGCTCTAGCTTCACGCTATGCCCGTATGCTGCTCTTATGCGGCGGTTATCGCTTGAGAGCTGGAAGCGGCCCTTAGGGTCTAGTAGCGCGACAGCTATCACGTGCTGCCGTGTTACCCACTGGTAGAGGTCTCGGCGCCGCCACCTCTCCCTTATAGCACGTGCGAGCTCTTCTACCTCAATCCAGCCTCCAGGACCAAGCTCTAACCCAGCCTCGTGAGGTATGTGGCGAAGGATCGCGCTCATAAGCTTGCTCAGTCTTACGCGCTGCTCACCAGTCATGAACAATGCTGCCGGCTTATCACAGTGCCAGGGCTCCTCAGTAAATGCCCCACAGACCCTGCAGCGGTATATAGGCTTCAAGGCTCCCCGATCTACCTAGGTAGTGTCAAAGAACAGAAATGAAGGCTTCAAATAGTCTTACACGCTTCCGCATGCACAGCCTATAGCCTCTTCCTCCATGAGGCGCTCAGCCTGTACTAGTCTAGCTGCCTCACTGGCCCTGGCCACCGCCTCCTCATATGCCGCTGCAACTACCTCTCCTATGACTTTCACTGCATCGTCAGGGTTTATGCGCTCTGCTCTGGGGAGCGGGTTTGTCCATAGACTCTTGTACATCGACTCTATGGTCTCGCGGTCAACCTCCTCTAGGTTCATCTTGTCTAGTATCTTCTTGGCCGTATAGAGCTTCTTTGCTACTATCGGGTGGTGTCTCCAGAGGTGCTGACTACGGAACTCTTCCCATGGTATTCCTGT
The window above is part of the Pyrodictium delaneyi genome. Proteins encoded here:
- a CDS encoding SDR family oxidoreductase, with translation MSASFRLDGLRVLVTASTRGIGFYVARGLAEWGARVAIVGRRRESVARAAEEISKTARVEPIGISVDLRRREDLERLVEEAWSRLGGLDALVFNAGNIGCEPCYLHEAGYEDWLEAAQLHLIAPGYLTSLLLPRFLDQGRGVFIYLSSVTVKEPMSHFVLADTARAGLVQLAKTIARQYGGRGIRANTVLMGSFDTPGARSNIRRLAEMKGVDFEQAWRKWVIEPTPMRRVGEPREIAGLIAFLLSSISSYINGSTIVIDGAMTRCV
- a CDS encoding RNA 2'-phosphotransferase gives rise to the protein MKPIYRCRVCGAFTEEPWHCDKPAALFMTGEQRVRLSKLMSAILRHIPHEAGLELGPGGWIEVEELARAIRERWRRRDLYQWVTRQHVIAVALLDPKGRFQLSSDNRRIRAAYGHSVKLELGYEPLSENELPEVLYHGTVMERLNSIIHEGLKPMRRLMVHLAARPQEAIEAARRHGSRVVLLRIDPRCLAEMGVPVYRASHVMYLAPHVPPECIKSVEKVSSGTAPAMSDA